From a single Nicotiana tabacum cultivar K326 chromosome 8, ASM71507v2, whole genome shotgun sequence genomic region:
- the LOC107810970 gene encoding dehydration-responsive element-binding protein 3 codes for MTKRKIKQSSNTGNRHPVYRGVRMRSWGKWVSEIREPCKKSRIWLGTYSTPEMAARAHDVAALSIKKNSSILNFPHLVNSLPRPISLSPRDVQAAAAKAASMEEPIISSISSSNSSSSSDLTLETITSASDVELGEIIELPSLEGSFDSDESKTELRLSDSVDGWLYAPWWAPSDFGEYLLEQDAVGESLILRNFERQK; via the coding sequence ATGACGAAGCGAAAAATAAAACAGAGTTCTAATACTGGAAATAGACACCCAGTTTATAGAGGAGTTCGTATGAGAAGTTGGGGCAAATGGGTATCTGAAATACGTGAACCGTGTAAGAAATCACGTATTTGGCTCGGCACTTACTCTACACCAGAAATGGCGGCTAGAGCACACGATGTAGCCGCATTGAGTATTAAAAAAAACTCATCTATTCTAAATTTCCCTCATCTAGTTAACTCATTGCCTCGTCCAATTTCACTATCACCAAGAGATGTTCAAGCTGCTGCAGCTAAAGCAGCTTCAATGGAGGAGCCAATTATTAGTTCtatctcttcttcaaattcttcttcatcttctgaCCTTACATTGGAGACAATAACATCAGCATCAGACGTCGAGTTGGGTGAAATTATAGAACTTCCTAGTTTGGAGGGAAGCTTTGACTCGGACGAGTCGAAGACCGAGTTGAGGTTAAGTGACTCAGTTGACGGTTGGCTGTACGCACCGTGGTGGGCGCCAAGCGACTTTGGTGAGTATTTACTTGAGCAAGACGCCGTTGGAGAGAGTTTAATTCTTCGCAACTTTGAGAGGCAGAAATAA